Proteins co-encoded in one Saprospira grandis genomic window:
- a CDS encoding PorP/SprF family type IX secretion system membrane protein — protein MKKQLLLFFALFFLGNAYGQQAVQYSLQPWNPYYYNTAYAGLDESLSMTGQFRKQWTGFAGSPLSFNFSAHLPINYINSGVGFMVEQDYRGLDGNAYTNTNFRFSYNYFIDLGEGKLSVGAAFRYLQKRVDGGAFRAPDGSYNTDSGVFDHNDGIIPLGVSQAQSATADFGIYYKNERLQLGLSSNYLTEPILALNDQAVDHELRSRNYFLSGSYTFDLDGQGDWKLQPTFLLKTDLTKFQPELGVLAHYQDQFYGGINLRGYDSKSLDAVVLVMGWRLNKQLKMAYAYDLSISGLRNFNGGSHEIMLNYNLQEPIGRELPAKVIYNPRFL, from the coding sequence ATGAAAAAACAGTTACTCCTATTTTTTGCCCTCTTTTTCTTGGGGAATGCCTATGGGCAGCAGGCCGTGCAATATAGTTTGCAGCCCTGGAACCCCTACTATTATAATACGGCCTATGCGGGTTTAGATGAATCTTTGAGCATGACGGGCCAATTTCGGAAGCAGTGGACCGGTTTTGCGGGCAGCCCCTTGAGCTTTAATTTTTCGGCGCATTTGCCTATTAACTATATTAATAGTGGGGTAGGCTTTATGGTGGAGCAAGATTATCGGGGTTTGGATGGCAATGCCTACACCAACACCAACTTTCGGTTTTCTTATAACTACTTTATTGATCTTGGCGAGGGGAAATTATCGGTAGGTGCGGCTTTTCGCTATTTGCAAAAGCGGGTAGATGGGGGCGCATTTCGGGCGCCAGATGGTTCTTATAATACAGATAGTGGAGTTTTTGACCATAATGATGGGATCATCCCCTTGGGCGTAAGTCAGGCGCAATCGGCCACGGCAGATTTTGGGATATATTATAAAAATGAGCGTTTGCAGTTGGGTTTATCCTCTAATTATTTGACCGAGCCTATTTTGGCCTTAAATGATCAGGCGGTGGACCATGAGCTGCGCAGCCGAAACTATTTTTTATCGGGCTCTTATACCTTTGATTTGGATGGGCAGGGCGATTGGAAATTGCAGCCGACCTTTTTATTGAAAACCGATTTGACCAAATTTCAGCCAGAACTGGGCGTATTGGCGCATTATCAGGACCAATTTTATGGGGGAATCAATTTGCGGGGCTATGATAGCAAAAGCTTGGATGCCGTTGTTTTAGTGATGGGCTGGCGGCTGAATAAGCAGCTAAAAATGGCCTATGCCTATGATTTGAGCATATCGGGCTTGCGTAACTTCAATGGCGGCTCGCATGAAATTATGTTAAATTATAATTTGCAAGAACCCATTGGCAGAGAATTACCGGCCAAGGTCATTTACAATCCCCGATTTTTATAA
- a CDS encoding GldM family protein, with translation MAIPKEPRALMINLMYLVLTAMLALNVSAEIINAFFMLDKGIKHTNEIVDKGLKGTIEAMKTTSDEKPALKPIHAAADKVPGEIKELLDYIDELRVNITNESGGLYSTADHKAKWEGKGFTIGKIVEGAEEKLDGKPKGKKNKDVTQRLLVDEGQGAKLKELITSTRGKLIKVLDDIVALNEKTPMKGVKFDKAEIEKLKKNLVLEEIDDEIWKKAGKASWEAYVFGYMPVAACYPLFRKYQNDAKNAAAQVINFLSNNMGNKVLVYDKFDVFSSSTKPYILLGETYEAEIALGAYSSQANFSVNVGGRALSVEDAKAKFTAKPSSVGTQKYTATITVENPLTGETERVSKEFAYEVGVPSVTVAADKMNVFYIGVDNPISVAAAGVSSNDISVSISGGGGAKLKPAGKGKFIVNATKMTKKGEYCNIVVTNKKTGKALGSYPFRVKRIPDPIAILTNGSSDGVVKAGEMRVQRGLIAKLENFDFDAQCKIQSFTMYYTPPRQDPVPAKNNGGTFSGTVLNSVRAAKPGGSFQFVDVKGRCPGDAVGRKLNGLAFQIR, from the coding sequence ATGGCAATTCCAAAGGAGCCACGGGCACTGATGATTAACCTGATGTACCTAGTACTGACGGCTATGTTGGCCTTGAACGTCTCGGCCGAAATCATCAATGCCTTCTTTATGCTCGATAAAGGTATTAAACACACAAACGAAATCGTTGATAAAGGTCTTAAGGGGACAATTGAGGCGATGAAAACAACTTCAGATGAGAAGCCTGCACTAAAGCCTATCCATGCCGCTGCTGACAAAGTACCCGGCGAAATCAAAGAGTTGTTGGATTATATCGACGAACTTCGTGTAAACATTACCAACGAATCTGGTGGACTTTATTCTACCGCTGACCACAAAGCAAAGTGGGAAGGTAAAGGATTTACTATTGGTAAAATCGTTGAAGGCGCCGAAGAAAAACTCGACGGTAAGCCTAAGGGTAAGAAAAATAAGGATGTTACTCAGCGTCTTTTGGTTGATGAAGGCCAAGGAGCTAAGTTGAAAGAACTTATTACTTCTACTCGTGGAAAATTGATTAAAGTACTTGACGATATCGTTGCTTTGAACGAAAAAACACCTATGAAAGGGGTTAAGTTTGACAAAGCTGAAATCGAAAAGCTTAAGAAGAACTTGGTACTCGAGGAAATCGATGACGAGATCTGGAAAAAAGCAGGTAAGGCTTCTTGGGAAGCTTATGTATTCGGTTACATGCCTGTAGCTGCTTGTTATCCTCTTTTCCGTAAGTATCAGAATGATGCGAAAAACGCCGCTGCTCAGGTAATCAACTTCTTGTCTAACAACATGGGGAACAAAGTACTCGTTTATGACAAGTTTGATGTATTCTCTTCTTCTACTAAGCCTTATATCCTTTTGGGTGAGACTTATGAAGCAGAAATCGCCTTGGGTGCTTACTCTAGCCAAGCAAACTTCTCTGTAAATGTTGGCGGTCGCGCCCTTTCTGTAGAAGATGCTAAAGCGAAGTTTACGGCTAAGCCTTCTTCTGTAGGTACGCAGAAGTATACCGCTACTATTACTGTAGAAAACCCTCTTACTGGTGAAACTGAGCGCGTAAGCAAAGAGTTTGCCTATGAAGTAGGTGTACCTTCAGTAACTGTTGCTGCCGACAAGATGAACGTATTCTACATTGGTGTAGATAACCCCATCTCTGTAGCTGCTGCTGGTGTTTCTTCAAATGATATCTCTGTTTCTATCTCTGGTGGCGGAGGAGCAAAACTCAAGCCTGCTGGTAAAGGTAAGTTCATCGTGAACGCTACCAAAATGACCAAAAAAGGAGAGTACTGCAATATCGTAGTCACTAACAAGAAAACAGGAAAGGCTTTGGGCTCTTACCCCTTCCGTGTGAAGCGTATTCCCGATCCTATTGCTATCTTGACAAATGGTTCAAGTGATGGAGTAGTAAAAGCAGGTGAAATGCGTGTACAAAGAGGTCTAATCGCCAAATTGGAGAACTTTGACTTCGATGCACAGTGTAAAATCCAAAGCTTTACTATGTACTACACACCTCCTCGTCAGGACCCCGTTCCTGCCAAGAACAACGGTGGTACATTCTCTGGTACAGTATTGAACTCTGTTAGAGCTGCTAAACCTGGTGGATCTTTCCAATTCGTTGATGTGAAAGGTCGTTGCCCCGGTGATGCTGTAGGTCGTAAACTAAACGGCTTGGCTTTCCAAATTCGCTAG
- the gldL gene encoding gliding motility protein GldL, whose amino-acid sequence MSFIHSSGFAYIKNLIIGVGASVVLVGALFKIQSWPGASEMLTAGLLTEAGLFIMMGLLPPHKEYYWEKLYPGLDTHGGSIEGAIGQGGGSFDGDALNVTIERLGKQMGNIKLDTSGIENQQKAMIGELQTMAKSMTSLKALQEADFGEIKKVTQGAGKFASALGEAVESISESLEDTRVYKEQLTQLNKNLKSMNSVYGNVLSAMGQKA is encoded by the coding sequence ATGAGTTTTATTCATTCTAGTGGCTTCGCTTACATCAAAAACTTGATTATCGGTGTGGGTGCATCTGTTGTACTTGTAGGAGCCCTCTTTAAAATCCAGTCTTGGCCTGGTGCATCTGAAATGTTGACTGCTGGTCTTTTGACTGAGGCAGGACTATTTATCATGATGGGTCTTCTTCCCCCTCACAAAGAGTACTACTGGGAAAAACTATACCCCGGTCTAGATACTCACGGTGGATCAATCGAAGGAGCTATCGGACAAGGTGGCGGATCTTTTGACGGTGATGCCCTAAACGTAACAATCGAAAGATTGGGCAAGCAGATGGGTAACATCAAATTGGATACTTCTGGAATCGAGAACCAACAAAAAGCTATGATCGGTGAACTACAGACCATGGCTAAGAGCATGACTTCTTTGAAGGCTCTTCAAGAAGCTGACTTTGGCGAAATCAAAAAAGTAACTCAAGGTGCTGGCAAATTTGCTTCAGCTTTGGGTGAGGCCGTAGAAAGCATCAGCGAATCTCTAGAAGATACTCGCGTATACAAAGAGCAATTGACTCAGTTGAACAAGAACCTCAAGTCAATGAACTCTGTCTACGGTAATGTTCTTTCTGCTATGGGCCAAAAAGCCTAA
- a CDS encoding protein kinase domain-containing protein has product MKNIAEFSQQYEIDYARPLPARGLGSVYRVQDQEEQLLALKVLELHPNFDDGLFGRLYEEAKKLEHPHLLPYQAVHIFREEEVVQYYILMDYCAGGDWASRRSQLTAEEKLGLLQELLKLLIFLEKEGHCLQNLKLEHLLFKEEEALDWQLINYGAKESLPNYFHLDYAYLAPEQLQGQAIGPPADIWAFGVLLTAFWTGQLPFGQKSPQQTNAKIKNRILKGELPRELLRRLPLELRYLVEGCLQKEPGKRWPSFEALAAAWETGPAKDYAQSWEAAPAAEVSVLETLAYMGQEAEKAEAPKEEEEQSEKTPFLERKFKRQKSKPITIWEILLWLGGALALGYYLSSLS; this is encoded by the coding sequence ATGAAAAATATCGCTGAATTTAGCCAGCAATACGAAATAGATTATGCTCGGCCCTTGCCTGCCAGAGGCTTGGGCTCTGTTTATCGAGTTCAGGACCAAGAGGAGCAGCTCTTGGCCCTAAAGGTCCTAGAGCTGCACCCCAATTTTGATGATGGGCTCTTTGGCCGCCTCTATGAAGAGGCTAAAAAATTGGAACATCCTCATTTATTGCCCTATCAGGCGGTGCACATTTTTAGAGAGGAGGAGGTCGTCCAATACTATATATTAATGGACTATTGCGCTGGCGGAGATTGGGCCAGCCGCCGCAGCCAATTGACCGCTGAAGAAAAGCTAGGCTTGCTGCAAGAACTACTCAAACTGCTGATTTTCTTAGAAAAAGAAGGGCATTGCTTACAGAACTTAAAGTTAGAACATCTGTTATTTAAAGAAGAGGAGGCCTTAGACTGGCAGTTGATAAATTATGGGGCCAAGGAAAGCTTGCCCAATTATTTTCATCTGGATTATGCCTATTTGGCTCCCGAGCAACTGCAGGGGCAGGCCATTGGTCCCCCTGCAGATATTTGGGCCTTTGGGGTCTTGCTTACTGCTTTTTGGACAGGCCAATTGCCTTTTGGCCAAAAATCGCCTCAGCAAACTAATGCAAAAATTAAAAACCGCATTCTGAAAGGGGAGCTACCTAGGGAGCTGCTTAGACGTTTGCCCCTTGAGCTGCGTTATCTAGTAGAAGGCTGTTTGCAAAAAGAGCCCGGCAAGCGCTGGCCCTCTTTTGAGGCCTTGGCCGCTGCCTGGGAAACTGGTCCCGCTAAAGACTATGCTCAAAGTTGGGAGGCCGCTCCCGCGGCAGAAGTTTCTGTATTAGAGACCTTGGCCTATATGGGCCAAGAAGCAGAAAAAGCAGAGGCCCCAAAAGAAGAAGAAGAGCAGTCGGAAAAGACGCCCTTTTTAGAAAGAAAATTTAAACGACAGAAAAGCAAGCCGATTACGATTTGGGAAATACTGCTTTGGTTGGGCGGGGCCTTGGCCCTAGGCTATTATCTCTCTAGTTTGAGCTAG
- a CDS encoding SUMF1/EgtB/PvdO family nonheme iron enzyme: MKKQQILAVIASTLLLFSCAPRDNGQLIGVMDRPSWSPINPYGMQYVPSGALHIGPSDQDVNHSLVARPKQVSIQGFFMDDTEITNNEYRQFVHWVRDSIAHVQMGHTVDHPNGVQGVDWEAELDWEPGGALDGMFYSGAEQLGDRRNIDIRQLVYDYQWYDWKKAAQDFDWKTDFNRFSKEKHNRADYIRKDAIRIYPDTLCWIRDFTYSYNEPMTRNYFWHPAFDDYPVVGVAWKQAMAFCYWRTNLWNAFEEVNTEDFRLPTEHEWEYAARGGRELAPYPWRGYYVRNAKGCLLANFKPGRGDYPADGGLYTVKGDAYFPNDYGLYCMAGNASEWTSSAYYENAYAFIHDLQPDIRFDAEEDDPNTWKRKVIRGGSWKDIMYYIQTGTRHWEYQDTTKSYIGFRCVLTFLGRSINDFN; encoded by the coding sequence ATGAAAAAACAGCAAATTCTAGCCGTCATTGCCAGCACGTTGCTCCTGTTCTCTTGCGCTCCGCGCGATAATGGACAACTTATAGGTGTTATGGACCGTCCCTCTTGGTCGCCTATCAATCCTTACGGAATGCAGTACGTACCTTCGGGTGCCCTACATATCGGTCCCAGCGATCAGGATGTCAACCACTCTTTGGTAGCTCGACCCAAACAGGTCTCTATCCAAGGATTTTTTATGGATGATACAGAAATTACCAACAACGAATACCGTCAGTTTGTACACTGGGTGCGCGATTCTATCGCTCACGTACAAATGGGCCATACTGTAGATCACCCCAATGGCGTTCAGGGCGTTGACTGGGAGGCTGAGCTCGATTGGGAGCCCGGTGGAGCACTAGACGGAATGTTCTATTCTGGTGCCGAGCAATTGGGAGACCGCAGAAATATCGATATCCGCCAATTGGTCTATGATTACCAATGGTATGACTGGAAAAAGGCCGCTCAGGACTTTGACTGGAAGACCGATTTTAACCGCTTCTCTAAGGAGAAACACAATCGCGCCGATTATATCCGTAAAGATGCTATCCGCATTTATCCCGATACCCTTTGCTGGATCCGTGACTTCACTTACTCTTATAATGAGCCCATGACACGGAACTACTTCTGGCACCCCGCCTTTGACGACTATCCCGTTGTTGGTGTGGCTTGGAAGCAAGCTATGGCGTTCTGCTACTGGAGAACGAACCTTTGGAACGCTTTCGAAGAAGTAAATACAGAGGATTTCCGCCTGCCCACAGAACACGAATGGGAATATGCCGCTCGCGGTGGCCGCGAATTGGCTCCTTACCCTTGGAGGGGATACTATGTGCGTAACGCCAAAGGCTGTTTGTTGGCCAACTTTAAGCCCGGCCGTGGTGATTATCCCGCAGATGGTGGTTTGTACACCGTAAAAGGGGATGCTTATTTCCCCAACGATTACGGTTTGTACTGTATGGCCGGAAATGCTTCTGAATGGACCTCTTCTGCTTATTACGAGAATGCCTATGCATTTATTCATGACTTGCAGCCCGATATCCGCTTCGATGCCGAAGAAGATGATCCCAATACTTGGAAGCGTAAGGTAATCCGCGGAGGTTCTTGGAAGGATATTATGTATTATATCCAAACGGGAACTCGCCACTGGGAGTACCAAGATACTACCAAGTCTTACATCGGTTTCCGTTGTGTATTGACTTTCCTCGGTCGCTCAATCAACGACTTCAACTAG